The following proteins are encoded in a genomic region of Leptospira langatensis:
- the mtnA gene encoding S-methyl-5-thioribose-1-phosphate isomerase, protein MKKENLRPIFWERENLRLLDQRQIPGKKEWFVAKNAEDAIFAIREMVVRGAPAIAITGLFGAVLEFGKFPSKPSYAELQNVFTKIIESRPTAVNLRRAFEELSQKIPADTYDSLSWKTFQEEAEAFAISVYEEDLRNNLNLGKNGVSLFPSSPSKLRIITHCNTGALATAGHGTALGVIRSLKEVGHDLTVYADETRPYLQGARLTAWELLEEEIPSFLITDSMAGWVMASEKIDAVIVGVDRVAANGDSANKIGTYPLAVLAKYHGVPFYIAATEKSFDFKIPSGSHIPIEMRTQDEVTRLNFLKKEDGQPILEEGVIAPKGVKALNPSFDVTPASLITAFITEKGIVKPQDIAKIFG, encoded by the coding sequence ATGAAAAAAGAGAATCTGCGCCCTATTTTCTGGGAACGAGAAAATTTAAGGCTCTTGGACCAGAGGCAGATCCCAGGCAAGAAGGAATGGTTTGTCGCAAAGAATGCGGAGGATGCGATCTTTGCCATCCGAGAAATGGTGGTGAGAGGCGCTCCCGCAATCGCGATCACAGGTCTTTTCGGAGCGGTCTTGGAATTCGGAAAATTCCCATCGAAACCTAGTTATGCGGAATTGCAAAACGTATTCACTAAGATCATCGAGTCCCGTCCAACAGCAGTGAATCTAAGAAGAGCCTTCGAGGAACTGAGCCAGAAAATTCCGGCCGATACATACGATTCTCTTTCTTGGAAAACATTCCAAGAAGAAGCGGAAGCCTTCGCGATCTCCGTCTACGAAGAAGATCTTCGAAATAATCTGAATCTGGGAAAGAACGGTGTGAGTTTATTTCCTTCTTCTCCTTCCAAATTAAGGATCATCACTCATTGCAATACGGGTGCTTTAGCTACCGCAGGACATGGGACCGCTCTTGGTGTGATCCGTTCCTTGAAAGAAGTGGGGCATGATCTAACCGTATATGCGGATGAAACTCGTCCTTATCTGCAAGGTGCGAGACTTACCGCTTGGGAACTGTTAGAGGAAGAGATCCCCAGTTTTCTGATCACGGATAGCATGGCCGGTTGGGTCATGGCCTCCGAGAAAATAGATGCGGTCATCGTGGGTGTGGACCGTGTGGCAGCTAACGGGGATTCTGCGAACAAGATAGGGACTTATCCTCTGGCGGTTTTAGCAAAATATCATGGAGTCCCCTTCTATATCGCCGCAACCGAAAAGAGTTTCGATTTCAAGATCCCGAGCGGTTCCCATATTCCGATAGAGATGAGGACCCAGGACGAGGTCACCCGATTGAACTTCTTAAAAAAAGAAGACGGTCAACCTATCTTAGAAGAAGGAGTGATCGCACCAAAAGGTGTAAAGGCTCTGAATCCTTCCTTTGATGTGACCCCTGCGAGTTTGATCACCGCTTTCATCACGGAGAAAGGGATCGTCAAACCGCAAGATATAGCCAAGATATTCGGCTAA